A single window of Plasmodium malariae genome assembly, chromosome: 8 DNA harbors:
- the MRSapi gene encoding methionine--tRNA ligase, putative — MRYLFVFFVFFSIKFILRVKPSKAVTLCCYSLISLRTFKRRIPFLLPSIKRQTSFSLERGRAKLAAKLGSKLGRSSLNNLKNSNLYFYVINRTQIPNVHTKVKRGKAARPLNKSYQVAGGVADEVADCTEDGVANCSGNHTLKGQQNNSIKSSLLKSGRNNSINEESYNHVENVVQYIAERDGEDEKIFFISTPVYYGNDEPHIGHAYCNVLSDIIKRFMEVGYNKNKRKVIFFSGMDEHGLKIELKSKKMNISSNIHIDNICSYYKRMNEELNVKVNLFQRTSNTFHKSFVQNVWSYLLNNNYIYKDVYKGYYDVNEERYLNEFEYKEEKKIIEKNQKNRKNEKNKESQKYEKNGNNKKHNIIYIEEQNSYFFNILKFKDFLIDFYEKNKEYIFPCYLQKEIMYSLKNDLKNICISRYNTEWGIKIPGEEKGSIYVWFDALLSYVSAILYIVKRYSNNMQRRGIANTFDTIVDPVLPGSSSNKDEKRVREYDFLCSYEDILEMVSMNGAVCGSGDSNNDSNRGSNRGSDRCSDRCSDRCSDRCSDRCSDRCSDRGSDRGSDRCSDRGSDRCSDIGNMAVSKLFARAWNPHVQIIGRDILKFHGVFYLCLLKSLNLKLPDKIVCHGLIKNENIKMSKSLNNVISPFTLLKRYNTDILRLYFIGSGNIYEDKNFKEKNVLTFELFLRNNVGNLLYRVVSLCLENKYEIIKEIKKEDYYNSSILNECRNMKKKLVKWINSMEYPLFLENLMILIKSVNKYFVHKEPWNCTHNSDKFNAIIYETLECIKFISVFMYAIIPHTCLTILKNLGLQNVREDTISLCMMNEMTKKFIIKKLIKIV, encoded by the coding sequence ATGagatatttatttgttttctttgtttttttttctatcaaATTTATTCTAAGAGTAAAACCATCCAAAGCAGTAACTCTGTGTTGTTATTCGCTTATATCACTTAGAACGTTTAAACGTCGTATACCGTTCTTGCTCCCGAGCATTAAGAGACAGACAAGTTTTTCGCTCGAAAGGGGGAGAGCAAAATTAGCTGCAAAGTTAGGCTCAAAGTTAGGTCGCTCTTCTTTAAATAATCtgaaaaatagtaatttatacttttatgtaataaatagaACACAAATTCCAAATGTGCATACAAAAGTGAAAAGGGGTAAAGCGGCGAGGCCCCTAAACAAGTCATATCAAGTAGCGGGTGGAGTAGCGGATGAAGTAGCGGATTGTACAGAGGATGGTGTAGCTAACTGTTCAGGAAACCATACCTTGAAAGGCCAGCAAAACAATTCGATAAAAAGCTCGCTTCTTAAAAGTGGAAGGAACAATTCTATTAATGAGGAAAGTTATAACCATGTTGAAAATGTAGTGCAGTATATAGCAGAAAGGGATGGGgaagatgaaaaaattttttttattagtactCCAGTTTATTATGGAAATGATGAGCCGCACATCGGACATGCATATTGCAATGTTTTAAGTGATATAATAAAGAGATTTATGGAAGTAGgatataataagaataaaagaaaagtaatctttttttctggAATGGATGAACATGgattaaaaatagaattaaaatCAAAGAAGATGAATATTAGTAGTAATATACACATTGATAATATTTGTAGTTATTATAAAAGGATGAATGAAGAACTAAATGTAAAAGTTAACTTATTTCAAAGAACAAGTAATACTTTTCATAAGTCATTTGTACAAAATGTTTGGTCATATTTACTaaataacaattatatatataaagacgTATATAAAGGGTATTATGATGTAAATGAAGAGAGATATCTGAACGAGTTTGAAtataaggaagaaaaaaaaataatcgaaaaaaatcagaaaaacagaaaaaatgaaaaaaataaagaaagccaaaaatacgaaaaaaacggaaacaacaaaaaacataacattatatacattGAAGAACAAAacagttatttttttaatatactcAAATTTAAAGATTTCTTAATagatttttatgaaaaaaataaagagtaTATTTTCCCGTGttatttacaaaaagaaattatgtattctttaaaaaatgatttgaAGAATATCTGTATAAGTAGATACAACACAGAATGGGGAATAAAGATCCCAGGGGAAGAAAAAGgatctatatatgtatggtTTGATGCTTTACTATCTTATGTGTCagctatattatatatagttaaaaGGTATAGTAACAATATGCAACGTCGTGGAATCGCAAATACGTTTGACACTATTGTCGATCCAGTATTACCTGGGTCCTCTTCAAACAAGGATGAGAAGCGTGTGCGGGAGTACGATTTTTTATGTTCCTATGAGGACATTCTGGAAATGGTCAGCATGAATGGAGCTGTCTGTGGAAGCGGCGATAGCAATAATGACAGTAACAGAGGCAGTAACAGAGGCAGTGACAGATGCAGTGACAGATGCAGTGACAGATGCAGTGACAGATGCAGTGACAGATGCAGTGACAGATGCAGTGACAGAGGCAGTGACAGAGGCAGTGACAGATGCAGTGACAGAGGCAGTGACAGATGCAGTGACATCGGTAACATGGCGGTGTCTAAACTGTTTGCGCGTGCGTGGAATCCCCATGTACAGATAATAGGAAGGGACATACTAAAATTTCATGGAGTATTTTACCTTTGTTTATTGAAAAGCTTGAATTTAAAACTGCCTGACAAAATAGTATGTCAtggattaataaaaaatgagaatataaaaatgtcaaaaagtttaaataatgttataaGCCCATTTACACTTTTAAAAAGGTATAATACTGATATATTAAGACTATATTTTATAGGTAgtggaaatatatatgaagacaaaaattttaaagaaaaaaatgtgttaaCATTTGAGCTTTTTCTTCGTAATAATGTAGGTAACTTATTATACCGAGTTGTATCATTATGtcttgaaaataaatatgaaataattaaagaaataaaaaaagaggattattataattcttctattttaaatgaatgtagaaatatgaaaaaaaaattagttaaaTGGATAAATAGTATGGAATACCCTCtctttttagaaaatttgATGATACTAATAAAAAGTGTTAATAAATACTTTGTGCATAAGGAACCTTGGAATTGTACTCATAATTCGGACAAATTTAATgctataatatatgaaacatTGGAGTGTATAAAATTCATTTCTGTGTTTATGTATGCCATTATACCACACACGTGTCTgactattttaaaaaacttagGTTTACAAAATGTTCGTGAGGACACGATTTCCTTGTGCATGATGAATGAGATGaccaaaaaatttattataaagaaGTTGATCAAAATTGTGTAA